One segment of Solanum stenotomum isolate F172 chromosome 1, ASM1918654v1, whole genome shotgun sequence DNA contains the following:
- the LOC125862305 gene encoding dynamin-related protein 5A — protein sequence MENLIQLVNRLQRACTALGDHGEESALPTLWDALPSIAVVGGQSSGKSSVLESIVGKDFLPRGSGIVTRRPLVLQLHRLEQGSREYAEFGHLPRKKFTDFAAVRKEIADETDRETGRSKQISSVPIYLSIYSPNVVNLTLIDLPGLTKVAVEGQSDSIVADIENMVRAYIEKPNCIILAVSPANQDLATSDAIKISREVDPKGERTFGVLTKIDLMDKGTDAVDMLEGRAYKLQFPWIGVVNRSQADINKNVDMIAARRREKEYFSSTPEYRHLASRMGSEHLGKVMSKHLEAVIKSRIPGLQSLINKTIIDLESELSRLGKPIATDAGGKLYMVMEVCRTFDGIFKEHLDGVRPGGDKIYNVFDNQLPAALKRLQFDKQLSMDNVRKLITEADGYQPHLIAPEQGYRRLIESSLISIKGPAEAAVDAVHVILKDLVHKSISETAELKQYPSLRVEVNGAAVESLERMRDESKKATLQLVEMECSYLTVDFFRKLPQDIEKGGNPTHSIFDRYNDSYLRRIGSNVLSYVNMVCASLRNSIPKSVVYCQVREAKRSLLDHFFTDLGKKEGRQLGTLLDEDPAIMQRRLSLAKRLELYRAAQSEIDSVAWSK from the exons ATGGAGAATCTTATACAATTGGTTAACAGATTACAGAGAGCTTGCACTGCCCTTGGCGATCATGGTGAAGAGAGTGCATTGCCTACTCTCTGGGATGCCCTTCCTTCCATCGCTGTCGTTGGTGGCCAG AGCTCTGGGAAGTCTTCAGTTCTTGAGAGCATTGTCGGAAAGGATTTTTTGCCTCGTGGATCTG GTATTGTCACCCGCCGACCCCTGGTCCTACAGCTTCACCGGTTAGAACAAGGTAGTAGAGAATATGCAGAATTTGGACACCTTCCAAGGAAGAAGTTTACTGATTTTG CTGCTGTGAGAAAGGAGATCGCTGACGAGACTGACCGAGAGACGGGCCGTAGCAAACAAATATCTAGCGTACCAATTTATCTCAGTATATATTCTCCCAATG TCGTAAACTTGACATTGATAGATCTTCCCGGACTTACAAAAGTAGCAGTTG AGGGACAATCTGATAGCATTGTTGCGGATATTGAAAACATGGTTCGCGCTTATATTGAGAAG CCGAATTGCATTATTCTTGCTGTTTCTCCTGCCAATCAAGATCTTGCAACATCAGATGCTATTAAGATTTCTCGGGAAGTAGATCCAAAAG GGGAAAGGACATTTGGTGTTCTGACTAAGATTGATCTTATGGATAAGGGTACTGATGCTGTTGAT ATGTTGGAAGGAAGAGCATATAAACTACAATTTCCATGGATAGGTGTTGTCAACCGTTCTCAAGCGgatattaataaaaatgttgACATGATTGCTGCCAGGCGTAGAGAAAAGGAGTATTTTTCTAGCACCCCTGAGTACAGGCATCTTGCCAGCAGGATGGGGTCAGAACATCTTGGGAAAGTTATGTCAAAA CACTTAGAGGCCGTTATCAAGTCAAGAATTCCAGGTCTCCAGTCTCTTATCAACAAGACCATCATTGACCTAGAAAGTGAATTGAGCCGTCTTGGGAAGCCCATTGCAACCGATGCTGGA GGAAAATTGTACATGGTTATGGAAGTTTGTCGTACTTTTGATGGAATCTTTAAAGAACATCTTGATGGAGT TCGACCAGGTggagataaaatatataatgtCTTCGATAATCAGCTCCCCGCTGCATTGAAAAGATTGCAATTCGATAAGCAGCTTTCAATGGACAATGTAAGGAAACTTATAACTGAAGCTGATGGATATCAACCCCATCTGATTGCTCCTGAGCAAGGATATCGTCGTCTTATTGAATCTTCCTTGATTTCTATCAAGGGTCCTGCTGAAGCAGCTGTCGATGCG GTTCATGTTATACTGAAGGATCTGGTTCACAAGTCAATTAGTGAGACTGCA GAGCTAAAGCAATATCCTTCTCTTAGAGTTGAGGTCAACGGTGCAGCTGTTGAATCATTAGAAAGGATGAGGGATGAGAGCAAAAAAGCAACTCTACAGCTTGTTGAAATGGAGTGTAGTTACCTGACTGTAGATTTCTTCCGGAAACTTCCTCAAGATATTGAGAAGGGAGGGAATCCAACACATTCAATTTTTGACCGATACAATGATTCCTATCTTCGAAGGATAG GATCAAATGTCTTGTCTTATGTCAATATGGTTTGTGCAAGTTTGAGGAATTCCATTCCTAAGTCTGTTGTTTATTGTCAAGTTCGGGAGGCCAAACGCAGTTTGCTTGATCATTTCTTCACAGACCTGGGCAAGAAGGAG gGGAGACAGCTGGGTACTTTGTTGGATGAGGATCCAGCTATAATGCAACGTCGTCTTTCTCTTGCAAAGAGACTTGAGTTGTACAGAGCTGCTCAATCTGAGATAGATTCAGTCGCATGGTCCAAGTAG